Part of the Pseudomonas sp. ADAK13 genome is shown below.
CTTGGCAATGGCTGCGATCAGCCAGGCCGGGCCGGCCCCGAAACCCAGGCGCCAACCGGTCATGGCGTAGCCCTTGGAGGCGCCGTTGACGATCAGCGTGCGCGCCTTCAAGTCCGGTGCGAGTCGGGTCAGCGATACATGCCGTGCCTCGTCGTAGACGAAGTGCTCGTAGATCTCGTCGGCCATGATCAACACGTGGGGATGACGGCGCAGCACGTCGGCCAGCGCGAGCAGTTCGGCCTCGTTGTACACCGCGCCGCTGGGGTTGTTCGGGCTGTTGAGGATCACCCATTTGCTGCGCGGGGTGATCGCCTGTTCGAGGGCATGCGGCGACAGCTTGAAACCCAGTGATTCGTCGCCGGGGATGATCACCGGCGTCGCGTCATTCAGCCGCGCGATGTCCGGGTACGACACCCAATACGGCGTGTGCACAATGACCTCATCGCCGCGATTCAGGGTCGCCGCCAGGGCGTGATAAATGATGTGTTTGCCACCGCAGCCGGCGACCACTTCGTCGAGGCCGTAGTCCAGCTGGTTGTCGCGTTTCAGCTTGAGGCAGATGGCCTGGCGCAGGGCGAGGGTGCCGGTGGTGGCGGTGTAGTGAGTGTCGCCGCTGTGCATTGCGGCGCTGGCGGCTTCGAGGATATGCGCCGGGGTATCGAAGTCCGGCTCGCCCACGGTGAAGTTGACGATGTCCCGGCCCTGGGCGCGCAGTTCGGTGACCAGCGCGTTGGCCGCGATGCTCGGGGAGGGCGCGATGCCCAGCACCCGGTCCGACAGAAATGCAGTGCTCATGATGATCCCCTTCAATCCGCCAGGCCGGCCTGTTTCAACACCTTGTCCATCCAGCTCTGGCGCACCGCACCGGTGGCGATTTCGGCTTTCACTTCTTCTTCATGGGCGGCGTGTTGGGCGGCCTTGCGCAGCACCTCGGCGGCGTCGGCCTGGGAGAAGGCGACCAGGCCGTCTTCGTCGCCCACCAGCAAATCCCCCGGGTTGATCAACATGCCGCCGATGGACACCGGCACATTCACCTCGCCCGGGCCGGTCTTGTAAGGGCCGCAATGCACCACGCTGCGGGCGTAGCAGGGGGTGTCCTCGAAGCTCGCGACATCCCGAATCGCCCCGTCAATCACAAACCCCACGCAGCCGCGTTGCTGGGCGTAGAGCTTGACCAGTTCGCCGATCACCGCGTTGTTGGTGTCGCCCTGGGCGTCCACCACCAGCACATGGCCCGGCTGCAGCATGCTCATGGCCTTGTAGATCAGCAGGTTGTCGCCGGGGCGGGTTTTCACCGTGAGCGCGGTGCCCACCAGCTTGCCGGTGCGGTTGTAGCGGTTCAGCCCCCGGGCGCCGATGTGCCGGCCGAGGTTGTCGCTGATGTGCGGGGTGACCACCTGGGCAAACGCTTCAAGCACCTCGGCAGAAGCCAGGGGCGGGTTGGGCAGGATGCGGGAACCGGGCAAGGACATGGCGTATCTCCGATTGATCTTGTTGGACTGTGGCTAGATCTTAGGAGCGATGAACATACAGTTTTAGCGATATTTTATTATCTGATAGGATCGCTTTTTCTCATGGGAGGTGGCCGATGATCACGTTCAAGCAAATCGACGCGTTGTACTGGATTGCCGAGTTGGGCAGTTTCGAGGCCGCGGCGAACAAGCTGAATATGTCGCAGTCGGCGATTTCCAAGCGCATCCAGGAGCTGGAAGAAACCTTCGATGTGCAGGTCTTCGACCGCAGCAAGCGCAATGCGCGGTTGACCGAAAAAGGCGCCGAGCTGCTCGACTACGGCAAGGACCTGCTGGAGCGCCGCGACTACCTGCTGGAGCGGGTCAGCGCCCGGGAAGTGCTGGTGCGCAGGTTTCGCCTGGGGGTCACCGAGCTGACCGCACTGACCTGGTTGCCCGCCCTGGTCGAAGCGCTGCGCGAGGCTTATCCCAAGGTGCAGATCGAGCCGTCGGTGGAGTTGAGCAGCGAGCTGTTTCGCAAACTGGAGAGTGATCAACTGGACCTGGTGATCGTGCCCGATGCCTACAGTGATTCGCGGTTCCTGAGTACGCCGCTGGGCAGTGTGGAGAACGCCTGGATGTGCGTGCCCGGGCTGATCCCTGACAACGACCCGGTCAGCCTCGGGGTGCTGGCGGACTACACCGTGCTGACCCAGGGCTCGCAGTCGGGCACCGGCTTGACCTACGAGCGTTGGCTGGCGGCTCACGAGGTGCAGCTGCCCCGGACCCTGACCAGCCATAACCTGCTGGTTCAGGTGGGCCTGACCCTGTCAGGCGTCGGCGTGAGCTACCTGCCCACCGCGTGCCTTTCGCACCTTGTGGAGGCGGGGGCAT
Proteins encoded:
- a CDS encoding RraA family protein, producing the protein MSLPGSRILPNPPLASAEVLEAFAQVVTPHISDNLGRHIGARGLNRYNRTGKLVGTALTVKTRPGDNLLIYKAMSMLQPGHVLVVDAQGDTNNAVIGELVKLYAQQRGCVGFVIDGAIRDVASFEDTPCYARSVVHCGPYKTGPGEVNVPVSIGGMLINPGDLLVGDEDGLVAFSQADAAEVLRKAAQHAAHEEEVKAEIATGAVRQSWMDKVLKQAGLAD
- a CDS encoding LysR family transcriptional regulator; its protein translation is MITFKQIDALYWIAELGSFEAAANKLNMSQSAISKRIQELEETFDVQVFDRSKRNARLTEKGAELLDYGKDLLERRDYLLERVSAREVLVRRFRLGVTELTALTWLPALVEALREAYPKVQIEPSVELSSELFRKLESDQLDLVIVPDAYSDSRFLSTPLGSVENAWMCVPGLIPDNDPVSLGVLADYTVLTQGSQSGTGLTYERWLAAHEVQLPRTLTSHNLLVQVGLTLSGVGVSYLPTACLSHLVEAGALRVLVTEPALPSIRYVALHRSDRQLGLNRNVAQLARRCCDFSRLLLQRFV
- a CDS encoding pyridoxal phosphate-dependent aminotransferase; amino-acid sequence: MSTAFLSDRVLGIAPSPSIAANALVTELRAQGRDIVNFTVGEPDFDTPAHILEAASAAMHSGDTHYTATTGTLALRQAICLKLKRDNQLDYGLDEVVAGCGGKHIIYHALAATLNRGDEVIVHTPYWVSYPDIARLNDATPVIIPGDESLGFKLSPHALEQAITPRSKWVILNSPNNPSGAVYNEAELLALADVLRRHPHVLIMADEIYEHFVYDEARHVSLTRLAPDLKARTLIVNGASKGYAMTGWRLGFGAGPAWLIAAIAKLLSQTTTCPSSLSQAAAVAAFAGDQAPIAGMREVYQQRRERMLSLLNDIPGVTFTPPDGAFYVFANVAGLMGKTTGHGERITSDTQLAEHLLREHGLATVSGAAYGMSPYIRLSFASSLDVIEEGCRRLNEACHRLR